In Bradyrhizobium sp. 170, the DNA window GAACGCGGCATGGCCACCGTCAAACCGTCGATCGCCGTCTGCGATGCGCCATGCAAGGCGCATTATTTTATCACCGCTGGCGAGGTGCAATGGTTGCCGGCTTTCTCTGCCGCCATGGCATCATCAGTCATGCGCAATCAGATTGCTCGCCACGCGACCGTTGACGCGAAACGCCGGCCGTGGACCACCCGCTTGTGGGCGGCCATCGCACGAGCATTCAACAAACTCAGAGAGTTGCCCGGCGTATGAATGCCGAGCGGATCCCGCACCGCAACCCGGGCCACGCATCTATGGTGGCCGCAACGTAGGATTTTTCCTAGATTACCCCTCGCGCGCCGATAGAATGGCCCGGGGGATCAACCATGATCGAACAGCTGGTGATTAACTGGTCCGCGCAATTCTTTTTGCGCTCGAAACCTCTCAACGACGCCGCCATCGAGAGCTTATTTGACGCGCTTCCCGCCACCGTAAAGAACGCGGGAAAGCCTTTATTCCGAGTTGTACGCAAGGTCCATAAGGGCAAGAAGTACTCGGCTATTTGCTTTCCCTATGACCGCCAAACCGTGTTCCTTGCCGAAGAAGCCGGCATATCCGACCGCGTTCATGGCTTCATGCTCGTCGTCGAACATGGCGACGTTGTTGCCATCCACAAATCCGCATTGGAAGTTCCGGCACTGTTCAAGGGCGAGTGGTTAGGCCGAATAAAAGCCGGCAACGTAGAACGGGCCGTTGCAACGGCCGGCGCCAAATTTGAATCCATGCGATTGCGTCTGATGACAACCTCACGGCAAGCGCTGCGCAGCAAGACCCTGGAAGCCGATGATCTGGAAAATGCGATGCCGATGGCAAGCGCTAGCCGCTATATCAGCCAGCGATACCGTGTTCGACGTGGAAGCACACGGCTGACGGCGACGCCTAACACCGGCCGCATCGCGCAGAACTCAGACCGAGCCGGCTACAAAGCCGCGGTCGATTGGTCGATTGAAGTCATGACTGAGCTTGCACGTGATGCCGGCGACGTTGCACCTTTCATCGCAAACTTTGCGCGTCTGGTAGACCTGGCGTCGCTACCAACCGCTACCAATCCAACAAATCTGGCAATCGATGTGGCGGAGATAAGGGATCGACTATTGTCGGAGCCACCGCTCATCAAGCTGTTCGACAAGGAGCGGTCGGGAAAATTCCGCGAACTGACGGTCCGGGAAGCCAACGAGATTTTGGAGGCGCTTGATCAGGAGTTCGTGGTCGAGGGAGCGCGCGACGCCCTTCGGATCCTTGACGGCCCGGGCGCGGCCGAGCTTGGTTCGCTAAGATGGGGCAAAACTCGCATCGGCCTATCGACCCTTGCCCTGCCCAAAACCGATGGGATTTACGTCGCGCCTGCCGATCAGGGGGCCGACGGCGATCAGCAAACAGCGCTGAAGATGTATCTCGACCGCGAGAATCTTTTCCTTATCCTCTTTGACGACATCAATATCGCCTATGTGAACGGCGAGCTTTTCCAAGACAACGTGATGCGCGATGGTGGCGCACTGTTTCTTGGCCATCTCCTTCCCGAGGATAGCTTGAAGAAGGTTTCAAGCGAGAAGGGACGCTTTCGCGCGAACCAAACGAAGTTCGCCGCGGGTTCGGTCTTCGGTCAAGTGCAAAGCACGATCGCTGCCGCAGACGATATATTGATCTGCGACGACCTCGGCGACGAATGGGCCGATTTTATCGGCATGAATACCAAGGGCGCTCCACCCACGATAACGTTCTATCACGCAAAGCACGGCAAACTATCGTTAGGCGCTGGCGCCTTCCATATCAGTGTGAGCCAAGCTGAAAAGAATCTCGGCCGTCTCGCTCTTCCCAAAGCTGCGATCGACACCAAATTCGACAGCTGGGAGAAAGAGCCTTACAAGAATAGTAACAAAGTAACTGCTATCGCGCGTGTTATACGCGGCGGCCCGAGATCAGATATTGAAAAGCATCTCGTGAGGCTGCGCAATTCACCAGAAGTGTTCAAGCGCGTCTCAATTGTTACGTCGTCGTTAAGCAAGAAAGTTGTCGAAAACGCATTCGCCGATATCAAGAGCGGCAAGCGTCCGACTGCGCACTTTGTTCAGCTCTATTGGTTGCTGACGTCTTTCTTCTCGGCCTGCGCAGAAGTTGGGGCTGCCGGTTATGTCATTTGCCAGCCATAAATCACTAGCTAAAAGGAGATGCTTGCCATCCGATGCCTCCAGTCTCCGGGTTGCCAACTGATAAGCAAATTACACAACGCTTATCAGTCAGTCGGCGTGTTCCATAAATGTTCGATATCTGAATGTCTCCCTATCCTTGTGGCAGAGACCGACTGCGAGTTCACTCCGCTAGGCGACCCATTCCCGAATTCTTGCAGGACGAGGAGGGGGTTCTGGTGTGATAATCTGAAATCGTCGATCTACCGATTCCCTGGGTAGTGCGGCAGGACTCGAACCTTCAACCAGACCGTTATGAGCGGCAGGATATCGATCAGCTTCGTTGATTTTGCTGCGGTTTCGTCTGTATCCGATCGCGTTCGTTGTGACTCGGCAAGGTCGTTTCTGGTGCGAAACTGGTGCGGTTGGTCTGCAGCCGAAATTTAGAGCGCCTATAGCGACCTGAACCCTGTCGTAGTTTTGCTGATGCCGCTCGACGGTCAAGCCGAGCTATCCAACAGCTTCGCACAAGTCGGCGCCTTCCTGCATTTGCCAAGTAGCCGCGGTATGGCGGAGTGAGTGCCGTACCGCGTCCTCACCGAGGCCCGCATCCAATTTGGAAGTCCCACTCAGAGAGTCTCACACTTGGGCCTGGTGCCCCGAATTCAAAAGCTCCCGATGATCAGGGGGGCTTTGTACGTCATCGTCCGTTCCGGCACGCTGCGCTGGTTCCGCAAAATGAGTGTCGCCTGATCGTCTTCATGCCGATGCGGTACCTGAGGCTGATATGATGGCCGCTTCGAAGCGCTGGCGTGTGGAGATCGCAAGTCGTCCCAGTCCGAAGTGCTCCTGCATGCCGCGGATCAGATCTTCATTCTCCTCAAGGCCCTCTGCACGAAGGACATCGGCAAGGCCTGCTAATTCGGGCAACGGCACGTCACCGTGCTCGCGGCCGCTACCGCCACGGTAGGGCGACTTGGTTCCGGGCGCTGCGTTTTGAGGCCAGACGATCTCCCGATCGCCGTCCCGGGTTGTGGGGAAACGGCCTTGCCCAAGCGCTGCCCGGATGATCCGTTGCACCGTTTCGCCCGAACGTTGGAAGCCGTGGGCGCGCGCGATGCGGTCGATTAAAACGTCGAAATAGATCGGTCCTTCGATTTCGACTACATGGTCAATCATGTTGCGGACATTGCCGCGGTAGGCAACGTCGTAGAAGCGCTCTCGGTCGGGGGCCGCGACGGTGCTGGGGTCAGCCCTCGTGTAGGTGCTCGGCATCGCGGCAGGGTCCGCTGCAGCCGACGTCGGTCCGCGCGCGTAGATCCTTGGCTCCTCGTCAGGCTCGCTGTCGTTTGCGGGAGCAGGGGGAAGCGGCTGCGAGTGTTGCGAATCGTGCTCGATGGGAGGAGCCGAGTTCGCCTCCTCGTCAGAAAGTACGACCGTTTTCGACCCATCTTGAGCGCTGACCGAGATCTCCTCCATGGCCGACAGTGCACCAGTGTCGATGGCCTCTTCCGGGGAGGTGGCCGATGGTCGCGATGCGCGGTCCGTTTCGAGATCGGCTGTCAGGCGCGTATGGATCTTTTCCGCAGCCGACGAGCCGTCCATCCACCACTCGGTGCTCCAGATGCGCCGGATGCGCCAGCCGAGGTCGGTCAAAACCATCTCGCGCAGGCGGTCGCGATCGCGCGCAGTAGCCGAGCGGTGATAAGTGGCACCGTCGCACTCGACGCCGGCGAGATAGCGGCCAGGAAAATCCGGATGCACGACGCCGAGGTCGATCCGGAAGAACGAAACGCCTACCTGTGGATGAACTTCCCACCCGCGTTTTTGCAGCGCGTCCATTACTGCATCCTCAAAAGGCGATTCCGTTCCGCGACCGGTCGGCGAGAAAGCCTCGGCGATGGCGCGCGCGCCGTGCTCGGCGAATTCCAGGAAGTGCTTGAAGTCCACCACCCCCTTGGCACTGGTGCGCCCGAGGTCGATCTGCTCGGGACGGAGTGTCGCGAACACCAATAGCTCGCTGCGCGCACGGGTGATCGCAACATTGAGCCGGCGGTGACCGCCCTCGCCGTTGAGCGAGGAGATCTGCGCCGTAATGCGGCCTGTCTTATCGGGGCCGACGGCCACCGAAAAGATGATGACGTCGCGCTCGTCGCCCTGAACGTTCTCGATGTTCTTGACGAGAATTGGCTCGCGCGTCTGGTGTTTGTCGAAATGGGGCTCCAGTGCGGGATCGCTTCGTCGCGCCTGGTCGAGCATGTTCTCGATCAGGCGCTGCTGGTCGCCGTTGAAGGTGACGACGCCGATCGATTTGGTCGATGTCTTCAGGCGTCGGACAACCTCGGCGACGACCGCTTCGGCTTCCTTGCGGTTTACCTTGGCGCCGCCGCGTTCGTAGATGCCGCCCTCGACGTGGACATAGCGAACCGCGGTGTCACGGGTCACCGGCGACGGGAAGGTCATCAGTTCGCCGCGGTAATATTTCGCGTTCGAAAACGCAATCAGGCTCTCATGGCGGCTGCGGTAGTGCCACGACAGTCGCATGCTCGGGATGTTAGAGGCGAGACATTCGTCGAGGATGCTTTGCTGGCTCTGCACCGTCGAACCGTCATCTTCTTCGTCGTCGACGCCGCGCTGCCCGACGCTAGTCGGCGGAAGCTGTTCCGGATCGCCTACGACGATCACTTGGCTGCCGCGAGCGATGGCCCCGATGGCGTCCCAGACGGGGATTTGCGAAGCCTCGTCGAAGATAACGACGTCAAACGGTTTGGCCTCAGCCGGCAGGTATTGCGCGATCGACAGCGGGCTCATCATGATACAGGGCGCAAGCTGCGTCATCACGTTCGGGATCCGCCCAAAGAGCTGGCGAAGCGGCATGTGCCGAGCTTTCTTGTTGATCTCCCGAGCCAGCGTTCCCCATTCCGGATCCTTGCCGAAACTGGTCTGTGTCGGCACGGAGGCACCGATCCGCGCCTTGACGATCTGCCTGGCGAGTTCACAGACCTTCTTGTCGGCGGCGACAAAAGCCTCGATCACGGCCTCGTGCCTCTCTGCAAGGAACCCGCTCAGCACATCGTCCTCGTTCACGATGGTTTCTGCAACCCAACGCGCATAGGCGTAGTCGAACGCACCGGCGAGCTCGTCGCGCGCAAAGCGGCCATCTTCAACGGCATCCACGAGCGGTGAAAGTCCGGCAGCTCGGGCCGTTTTCGCAGCCGCCCGCCATGTGGCCCATTGCGGAGCCTTGATGATGTTGGCCTTCCACCGGGCCGTCCGTTCCTGCAACCCGTTGATCCAGCCGGGCTCCAGTTGGATGATCTCTTCAGGGTGATCGAGGCCTACGCACGTGCCAACATCCTTCGCCGCCTGATGCATAGCTGGGAAAGCCTGGTGCATGGTGTCAAACGCCCTGCGTACCTGGCCGCCTGCACGGAAGCGCGAGATGTCCTGCGTGAGGAGGGCGGTGACGTGGGCGGTGATCCGTTCTGGTGGCACGTCGTCGATCTGGAAGGCGTCAACCGCACTTTGCAGGTCCTGGGCCCATTTGATCAGGGCCTGGATGCGCGCCGGGTCGCTCTCCAGCCCGCGCCACAATCGTTCGATACCGCGGAAATGTGGCCTGAGGGCTTCCAGCCCGCGAAGCAGATCGCAAAGGTCTTGCAAAACGATGAGGTCGCGTCCGATGTCGTCGGGCACATCGTCCGAGCAGTAGGGCTGCAGATGAAGTCGTACCTTCTTCTTGCGGCCACTGCGTACCAGCACGTTGGACGCGCAGGCTTCGGTCCATTCCCGCTGCAGGGTCGACAGGTCGAGCCGCGCCGCTTTGAGATCATAATCGGCTGCCAGTTCGGAGGCCTTGTCGCGGATGCGCCCGATCGCGCCAGCCAAGGCGGTCAGCACGCGAATATGCTGCGGAGCCTCCTCGGTGAGTAGCAGCACGCCATCTGCAGCGTTCGGGTTCAGCATCAGCGCGACGAGCTTGATGAGCTGCGGCAACACGCTGTCATCTGCGACCTCGTTCAGTCCGAGGGAGGTGACGAGAGCGTCCGCCGCCTCTTTCATTTGCTGCAGCGACGCCTGCAGGCGATCGACCGCCAGCTGCAAAGATTGCGCCCATGCTGGAGTCCAGTGGGTTTGCTCTATACCCTGCAAGGGATGGACGGACGGGTCGCCGACCGCTTCCAGCGCGGTGCGTATGTCCATGCAGCTCTCGCGCATCCTGGCGAGCTGCTCCGGCGAATGCACCGTTCCGGCCGGCCATGTAAGTTCGATGTCGGCGAGGCGGTCACGATCCGCGACCACACGTCCGAAAGCTTCGTAGGCCGTCATGCCGTTCGCGCGCCTTCGGTGCAGCGCCGAGACCAGCCTGTTCAACTGGTCGCGCTTCTTCTTCAGGTCATCGGCGGCCGTCGACCAATGCTCTTCAGTGACGAGATTGCGCTCACGCCAGGCGGTCGCGAGTTGCTCCAGCACACTCGACTTCTGAGCCTTGGTCGAGTGTACCTCGAGACAGTAGTTGCCGAGCCCGATGGCCTGCATCCGCTGCCTGACGACTTCGAGCGCCGCGGTCTTCTGCGAGACGAACAGCACCGTCTTCTGGTGTGCAAGGCAGTTGGTGATGGCGTTGGCGATAGTCTGACTCTTGCCGGTGCCGGGCGGTCCGAACAGTACATAGTCCGCGCCGCGCTGGGCGGCGACGACGGCAGCGATCTGCGAGGAGTCGGCCGAGAGCGGCGCGAACAGTTCGACCGGGTCGACGATCTCGTCGATAGTTCGCGCATCGATGAAGCCCGCCCCGGACCCATCGTAGCTGTGGGTCGGGGTATCGATCAGGTGGCGCACGACGGGATTGCGCTTGAGCAAATCTGTGCGGTCGACGAGATCCTTCCACATCAGGTACTTGGTGAAGGACAGCGTCGCGAGCGTGACCTGCTCAGTGACTTCCCAGCCCTTAATGCTCTTGATGTGGCGGCGGACGGTCTTCCAGATCCCGGCGACGTGGATGTCGGAGGCGTCCTGCGGAAGTTCGCCGTCGAATTCCGGCATCGACAGATCGAAATCCTGCTTCAGCATCTGCAAAAGCGTGGGATTGAAACGTGCTTCATCCTCGTGAAGTGCAAGACGGAAGCCGGAGCGGACGCTCTTGCGTTCGAGCTGTACGGGTACGAGGATCAGCGGCGCCCGGTAGGGTCCGGCACCGTCCTGAGGCGTCCATTTCAGAAAGCCGAGACATAGATAGAGGATGTTTGCGCCGCCTTCTTCGAAAGCGAGCCGCGAAGCCCGATAGAGATCGGTGAGACGGCCCTCCAATTCGGTGTCGGCGATGTGCGTGTGCAGGTCGCCCCGTTTCATCGCGTCGAGAATGAAATCCTTGCGCGCGTCCTCGTTCTGCCGGTCGGCGAGCAGTGTCGTGTCGCGTCCGTCGCTGCCGTCGAGCACGGTGGTCTTGCCGAGCAGCTTGAAGCGGTCGCCATCGGAGAGTCTGTCCTCGAGCATCGCGCAATCGGGGCACTCGATTGCGATGGTCGATTTCGAATCCTTGAAATTGAGCAATCGGTTCTTCAGCGAGAGGTCGAGAAGGTTGCGCTTCCAGATCTCGAGCCTGTCGAGATTCTTCTCGGTTGTCGGCTCGCGACGCTTGTCGAGATCCTCTTCGAAATGTGGGACTTCACCGGCTTCCTGCGCGATGGTCGCAGTGTCGGTGACGGGCCGGATTGCCGGTTCGGCCGAGCTCGACAGGTCCAGAGGACGGATTTTAGCACTTCGCGCACGGCGCACGTCGATGGCGAGTTCGAACGGCGAGGCGGCGTCTTCGGCAATCAGTTTCTTGGCCGCTTCGACCGCCTGCTTGAAGCGCGCCGGGTGTGCACCCGTCAGCAGGGTCGTCTCGACCACAACCATTTCTTCCAGCTGCACGCGCTTGCGCAATATCTGGGGGTCGTCGACGACGAGCCCGGAGAAATCCTCATCCACCAGCCAGATGCCGACAAACGCATGGCCGTCGGTGAGCGCAACAACCGGGTTGAGGCCCGCTTGTTCGAGGCAGGACGCGTACAGCAGCGTGAGATCGAGGCAGGTGCCGACCTTGCGTGAAAGGATATCGCTGGGGCCGCGGACCATCTGGCCCGAACGCTCGAAGCTCTTGGGCGGCAATACGTAGGCGATCGAATGCGACACCAGCGCCGCCCAGATTGCGTCGGCGATCTCCCAGGCGCGGGCCTTGGTGCCCTTGCGGTAGCCGTCCATGGCCTCGTCGCGACCGACGGCGGCCAGCTTGTCGGAGGCTTCGCGCAGGACGACGTCGACGCTGGGATCGGTCGGCCTGACGAAGGCCGCCAGCAGTTCCGGCGCCGAGCTGACGCCACCCCAGTGCGAGGGCGGGAGCAGATTGATTTCGACGGCTTCCTCGGCGAGCACGGTCCCCGCCGCTTCGACCCGGATGCGGAGTTCGCCGCGCCGTGAGGCGTTGATGCCGGCGAGAAAGGCAGGATCAAGCTTCAGATCGAGACTGCGGATATGGTGGACGGCTTGGTCCGCGATGCGTTCGATCCGCCAGACCCCGGGCGTGAGAAACGGCGGTTCTGAGGTGAGATGGACCGAGATTCCAGTTAGGTCGCTGCCTAGCGCGTTTTCGACCGCGAGGTCCCGGATGATCGGCACCGCATTTTGGTAGAAGGCGACGTTGACGTTATCGGCCGTGGTACAGGCAATTCTTACGGTTCCGCTCACCGCGTTCTCTGATTGGATCCGCTCCAGCATGGTTCGCCCTTAGAAATCCCCGGCAACTCACGCTCGCCCGACATCTGACGTGCTCGAGAGCACCGCGGGTCCGATCGAGAGCTACTTCGTCTATGGGAGGCGTCGGATATCTACACGAAGGATCAAATGGATACGGAGAAGAATTCCGATTGTACTATGTCGTAGAGCGAGCTGGCTCTTCCGGCCGGACCGCCCCACAACAAATGCCCCACATACTCTTTTGACGCGACTATAAGTGGATTGCTCGCCCAATTCGAGCATATTCACAGGCTAATCCCTAGGAAAATCGAATAATATTCGATCTTAAGTCGAGCACGCGGGGGGCCTGGTAGGCGAGATTATCAGAATTCCGCGTCCAAGCCGGAGCCTGCGCGCATGATTGGCAAAAGGCTCAGCTTGGCGAATCGCGATCGAATGTGCCAACAGCGCCGGTGCTCCGGCAGTTTACCCGCTCAAGTAAGTCCGCAGGCCGTGCGGAGTATCTTTATCCCGTCGTCCCGCGAGAATGGAACGTCGAATGATGTTGGGTCGATCGTGTCATCTTTCGCTGCGTGTTCAATAAATTGACGAAGATCAGCTTTGATCGGTTCTGCGGGTTCGATGGTTTCCTCAGCCGACTGCGGGCCAACATCGAGGCTGCTGACCGTATCAAGGATGACTTGATGGCTTAGGCAATTGGGGCCGATCTTTCGGTTGGTTGGGGATAAATGACAGATGGTTCGCATCTTACATACGGGCGATTGGCACATCGGGCAAACCATGCGCGGATTCTCGCGCGAATACGAACATCGGAGGGTGTTTGAGCGTATCCGCGAGATATTGATCGAGCGCGAGGTGGATGCCTTGATTGTGGCTGGGGATGTATTCGACAGTCAGAACCCATCCGGCGAATCTCAGCAGCTATTTTACGACACGCTAGTTCGCTTTAGTCGCGCTCGACCGCAAATGACAACGATCATAGTTGCCGGAAATCATGATGCCGCAGGGCGACTTGAGGCTCCTCGTCCTCTCCTTGAGGCGTTCAATATCCGTGTCGTCGGTAACGTACACCGTCGTGACGGGCGTATCGACAGCTTACGTCATCTGGTGCCCATTACAGACGCAACAGGGTCTATCGCGCTCCACGTCATTGCGGTCTCCTATCCCACCGCTGCCTGTTTGCCTAACCTGACACGGCTCGACAGTGATGGGGGATCACCGGTGATAGCGGGTGTGCGCTCTCTCTATGCTGAACTCCATGAGACGCTAGGCTATCAGATCAATGGACTGCCTTTCGTCCTAACCGGCCATCTGCATGTCGCAGGCGGCATCGAATCTGAAGGTGCCGAGCGACGGATTTTGATTGGCGGACAACATGCGGTTCCCCATGACGTTTTCCCCTCGGAGGCGTCTTATGTTGCGCTGGGTCATCTCCACCGGCCCCAGACGGTCGGTCGACATGTGGTCCGCTATTCGGGTTCGCTTATTCCGCTGTCTGCCACGGAGCAATCGTACAATCACGGGGTGACATTGGCGACCGTGGACGGCGCCTCAGTCACGACCGAGCACATTTCCATTATCCATCCGGTGCCGTATCTTCGTCTACCGAAAGCCGGCCAATTGCAATTGTCGGAACTTGGTGATCACCTGACGGCGCTCGATCTTCCGCCGGATGCGCTAATCGACAATCAGCCCTTTATTCAACTGCATCTGATGCGCGAAGGGTTGCCCCCCGGATTTCGAGAAGAGATCGACCGCATCGCCGAGGGCTTTCCCGTTCGCATTGTCGATGTGCGCGTCGCTGCTCTGCCAAATAATATACCCAGCATCGCTATAAGCGATCCATTCGTCCGGCTATCGGAGCGTGATCCAGAGGAGCTCTTTAAGCTCGCTTTTGAACGTCAATTTGGGGCTGCACCCGATGCAGCCCATCTAGATGTGTTTCACCGCGTGCGGGCAGAGGCCTGAGCCATGCGTATTCTGGCTATTCGGGGCGCAAATCTCGCCAGCCTTGCAACACCTTTCGAGATCGATCTTGCTGCAGAACCATTGGCTGGGTCTGGCCTCTTCGCGATCACGGGAGACACCGGCGCTGGAAAATCTACGATTCTCGACGCTCTATGCCTCGCCCTTTACGGTGAATATCCTCGCGTTTCTGTCGTCCGGCGAGAAAATGTTCCCGATGCGAGCGGCGAAGAAATCTCAGTCAGTGATAGTCGTGCAATTCTCCGCCGCGGCGCCAGCAGCGGCTATGCGGAGGTGGACTTCGTCGGCCAGGATCGTCAAGCCTATCGAATTAGATGGGAGGCTAAGCGTGCTCGCGGACGTGCAATCGGCCGGCTGCAGGCCGAGGAACGTACGCTGCACCGCCTTGACGATGGGAGCGCCGTCGCCACGGGCAAGACCCAGGTGCGCGACGCAGTCCAGTTAAAGACAGATCTGACCTTCGACCAGTTTCGGCGGACGGTACTTCTCGCTCAAGGCGAGTTTGATGCCTTCCTGTTGGCTGCCGAGAGTGATCGCGCAGAATTGCTCGAGAAGATCACTGGCACCGAAATCTACGCGGTCATATCCATGCGAGTACATGAGGGTACCGAGTTTCGGGCAAGGCAGGTTGCCGATCTCGACCGTCGGCGCGCTGATGTCGGCGTGCTTGCAGATGAGAACCGAGCTCAACTCCTTGCCGAGCTGAGCCGACTCACTGATCTCATCGCCGAAAAAACTAGCGAGCGCGATCGATACACCAAGCAATTGGAACACGCCAAGAGGGTGGATATCACTCGCGCCAATCTCGGCAATGCCCGAGCGGCGGCCGTTAAGGCCGCCGGTGACCGCGAGAGCGCGGATGCCGACTTCCGACGCGTCACCGAGCTCGATGCCATCGAACCGCTGCGTGCTCCATCCATTGAGTACGCCAGAGCGAAACGGCTAGCGGAAGAGAGCAGGGCGCGCGCCGCTCAATTGCTCGACCTCTCTGGGGCTGCGAAGATTATAGATGACGCTGCTGATGTTCGGTTTGTCGAGGCAGCCGCAAACGATGAAGCGGCTGAAAGCGCAGTAGCCCGCTTTGGTGGCGTCTGGAGCGAAGCGGAGAAACTAGACGCTGAAGTTGCTGCAGCGCAGACCGAACTCGCCGATGCTGGACGTATTCAGGTGCAAGCGGAAGCCGTGCTCCGTGGGCAAGAGTGCGGTCTTGCGGAGCTTGAAAATAGTTTTGCAAGCGCGACGGTTGCCCACCATGACGCCACGGAACAACTCGCGTCTCATGCGCGAGGACAGCTCCTCGCTGATCGCCTTGACGACGCAACGTCTCTCTTGGAAAAGCGGGCGCTATTAGCGCAGGATCGCATCACTGCTGCCACGCTGGCCGCTGAAGCTCAAACAACCATCGCCCCCTTGGCCGAGGAAATAACTGCTTTGTCTGAGCAGTTAGCGGCCGGTCGCAAAGAGCGGGATTCGCTTGCCGAGCGACTGGGAGATCAGCAAGCCCGCCTTGCGCTCATCGACGAGGATGCTCTGAGCGACCGTGATGGGTATTTTGGCCAGCTTCTCGAGGCCCTGAGTGAGGCGACGTCCCTCTGCGAACGTTATGCTGATGCTGTCAGCGGTGTTGCCCGTGGTGAAGCTGACCATGTTGCGGCAGCGCAGCAAATTGCCGCTGCGCAGGAGCAAATCCAGGCTGCAGAGATCGACCGCGTCCGGGACAGCGCGGCCCGTGTCGAAGTTGCACCTCTTGCCGATCTAGCCGACGAAACGGTCTCCAAGGAGGCCGTGCATCTTCGCAGCGTATTGATTCCCGGCTCGGCTTGTCCGGTCTGCGGAAGCACGGAACATCCCCATCTTGGTCACCCTAGTGCAGTTAATGAGTTGGTCGAGGCAGTCCGTCGCCGTCGCAAGGAGCTCGACACAGCGCTGGAACTGATTGGATTGCGTCTTCGCCATGCGACTCGGGCCTTGGCGGCAGCTCAAGGCCGGCAATCAGAGGCTGTTCGTGTTGTCGGCCAGGCGCACGATGAGCTTGCTGCAATTGAGGAGCTGTTTGCGACCCAGATTGCCCGTTTGCGCGCTCTCGCCAAAGTGGCATGTATTAGCGCCGTACTCCCGGCTGCTCCAGATAATTCAGGCGCGTCGACGCTTTCTGCGTTGGCTCTTTTAACGAGAAGGCAGCGCGTGGCCGTCACCGCTGTGCTTACAGAAGCGCGAAGTTTGCGCGCAACCACGAACGCTCTGCAGCGCGAATATGACGCTATAGGGGTGAAGCTCGAATCCATCGGGCAAGGGCTTGATCAGCGGCGCAGACAGCTTCATACCACCGAACTAACGCTCAAGGGGCAATCCGTCCGTCGTCGCGAACTCGACGAGCGTCTCAGTTCAATCGACCGGGAAATTACGCCTTTCCTCGTCGCCGCGAATCTGGCGTTGGACGATATTGACCGTGATCC includes these proteins:
- a CDS encoding DUF6527 family protein — encoded protein: MTFTYQAVERIPKQLSEGVVYHSPEFEVAALLCACGCGHRVMLLVPDSHHVSSERGMATVKPSIAVCDAPCKAHYFITAGEVQWLPAFSAAMASSVMRNQIARHATVDAKRRPWTTRLWAAIARAFNKLRELPGV
- a CDS encoding DUF3320 domain-containing protein, coding for MSGTVRIACTTADNVNVAFYQNAVPIIRDLAVENALGSDLTGISVHLTSEPPFLTPGVWRIERIADQAVHHIRSLDLKLDPAFLAGINASRRGELRIRVEAAGTVLAEEAVEINLLPPSHWGGVSSAPELLAAFVRPTDPSVDVVLREASDKLAAVGRDEAMDGYRKGTKARAWEIADAIWAALVSHSIAYVLPPKSFERSGQMVRGPSDILSRKVGTCLDLTLLYASCLEQAGLNPVVALTDGHAFVGIWLVDEDFSGLVVDDPQILRKRVQLEEMVVVETTLLTGAHPARFKQAVEAAKKLIAEDAASPFELAIDVRRARSAKIRPLDLSSSAEPAIRPVTDTATIAQEAGEVPHFEEDLDKRREPTTEKNLDRLEIWKRNLLDLSLKNRLLNFKDSKSTIAIECPDCAMLEDRLSDGDRFKLLGKTTVLDGSDGRDTTLLADRQNEDARKDFILDAMKRGDLHTHIADTELEGRLTDLYRASRLAFEEGGANILYLCLGFLKWTPQDGAGPYRAPLILVPVQLERKSVRSGFRLALHEDEARFNPTLLQMLKQDFDLSMPEFDGELPQDASDIHVAGIWKTVRRHIKSIKGWEVTEQVTLATLSFTKYLMWKDLVDRTDLLKRNPVVRHLIDTPTHSYDGSGAGFIDARTIDEIVDPVELFAPLSADSSQIAAVVAAQRGADYVLFGPPGTGKSQTIANAITNCLAHQKTVLFVSQKTAALEVVRQRMQAIGLGNYCLEVHSTKAQKSSVLEQLATAWRERNLVTEEHWSTAADDLKKKRDQLNRLVSALHRRRANGMTAYEAFGRVVADRDRLADIELTWPAGTVHSPEQLARMRESCMDIRTALEAVGDPSVHPLQGIEQTHWTPAWAQSLQLAVDRLQASLQQMKEAADALVTSLGLNEVADDSVLPQLIKLVALMLNPNAADGVLLLTEEAPQHIRVLTALAGAIGRIRDKASELAADYDLKAARLDLSTLQREWTEACASNVLVRSGRKKKVRLHLQPYCSDDVPDDIGRDLIVLQDLCDLLRGLEALRPHFRGIERLWRGLESDPARIQALIKWAQDLQSAVDAFQIDDVPPERITAHVTALLTQDISRFRAGGQVRRAFDTMHQAFPAMHQAAKDVGTCVGLDHPEEIIQLEPGWINGLQERTARWKANIIKAPQWATWRAAAKTARAAGLSPLVDAVEDGRFARDELAGAFDYAYARWVAETIVNEDDVLSGFLAERHEAVIEAFVAADKKVCELARQIVKARIGASVPTQTSFGKDPEWGTLAREINKKARHMPLRQLFGRIPNVMTQLAPCIMMSPLSIAQYLPAEAKPFDVVIFDEASQIPVWDAIGAIARGSQVIVVGDPEQLPPTSVGQRGVDDEEDDGSTVQSQQSILDECLASNIPSMRLSWHYRSRHESLIAFSNAKYYRGELMTFPSPVTRDTAVRYVHVEGGIYERGGAKVNRKEAEAVVAEVVRRLKTSTKSIGVVTFNGDQQRLIENMLDQARRSDPALEPHFDKHQTREPILVKNIENVQGDERDVIIFSVAVGPDKTGRITAQISSLNGEGGHRRLNVAITRARSELLVFATLRPEQIDLGRTSAKGVVDFKHFLEFAEHGARAIAEAFSPTGRGTESPFEDAVMDALQKRGWEVHPQVGVSFFRIDLGVVHPDFPGRYLAGVECDGATYHRSATARDRDRLREMVLTDLGWRIRRIWSTEWWMDGSSAAEKIHTRLTADLETDRASRPSATSPEEAIDTGALSAMEEISVSAQDGSKTVVLSDEEANSAPPIEHDSQHSQPLPPAPANDSEPDEEPRIYARGPTSAAADPAAMPSTYTRADPSTVAAPDRERFYDVAYRGNVRNMIDHVVEIEGPIYFDVLIDRIARAHGFQRSGETVQRIIRAALGQGRFPTTRDGDREIVWPQNAAPGTKSPYRGGSGREHGDVPLPELAGLADVLRAEGLEENEDLIRGMQEHFGLGRLAISTRQRFEAAIISASGTASA
- a CDS encoding exonuclease SbcCD subunit D, with the translated sequence MVRILHTGDWHIGQTMRGFSREYEHRRVFERIREILIEREVDALIVAGDVFDSQNPSGESQQLFYDTLVRFSRARPQMTTIIVAGNHDAAGRLEAPRPLLEAFNIRVVGNVHRRDGRIDSLRHLVPITDATGSIALHVIAVSYPTAACLPNLTRLDSDGGSPVIAGVRSLYAELHETLGYQINGLPFVLTGHLHVAGGIESEGAERRILIGGQHAVPHDVFPSEASYVALGHLHRPQTVGRHVVRYSGSLIPLSATEQSYNHGVTLATVDGASVTTEHISIIHPVPYLRLPKAGQLQLSELGDHLTALDLPPDALIDNQPFIQLHLMREGLPPGFREEIDRIAEGFPVRIVDVRVAALPNNIPSIAISDPFVRLSERDPEELFKLAFERQFGAAPDAAHLDVFHRVRAEA